The window ATCGGCTGATGAAATTCGTGAATATCGCGGTACGTTAACTCAAGTCGGTAAAAATAGCCCTTATCGTGATCGTTCCGTCGATGAAAACCTAGCATTATTTAACAAGATGAAAAATGGTGAATTTGCTGAAGGTAAGGCATGTTTACGTGCTAAAATTGATATGGCATCACCATTTATTGTGATGCGAGATCCGGTCTTATATCGAATAAAATTTGCTAGCCATCACCAGACTGGTGATAAATGGTGTATTTATCCGATGTATGATTTTACTCACTGTATTTCAGATGCTATTGAAAACGTGACTCATTCTCTGTGTACTTTAGAGTTCCAAGATAACCGTCGTCTATATGATTGGGTATTGGATAATATCACTATTACAGCTCGCCCACATCAGTATGAGTTTTCACGTTTAAATCTTGAATATGCCATTACATCTAAACGAAAACTCAATTTATTAGTGAGTGAAAAAATTGTCGATGGCTGGAGTGATCCACGTATGCCAACAATATCTGGTATGCGTCGACGTGGTTATACTGCTGCGGCAATTCGTGATTTTTGTCAACGAATAGGGATCACTAAACAGGAAAATATGGTCGAAATGAGTACACTTGAGTTTTGTGTACGTGAAGATCTTAATGAAAATGCACCACGTGCGATGGCAGTGCTTGATCCAGTTAAAGTGGTCATTGAGAATTTTTCTGATTCATTAGATGAAATATTAACCATGCCAAATCACCCGAATCGACCTGAACTCGGTCATCGTCAAGTCGCATTTACTCGTGAGCTTTATATTGATCGTGCTGATTTTAGGGAAGAGGCTAATAAAAATTATAAGCGTCTGGTATTAGGTAAAGAAGTTCGTTTGCGTAATGCTTATGTTATTCGCGCAGATCGTGTTGAGAAAGATCGCAACGACAATATTACAACCATTTATTGTACTTATGATCCAACGACACTGAATAAAAATCCTGAAGATGGACGAAAAATTAAAGGTGTAATTCATTGGGTATCGGCAAAATTTGCGTTGCCGGCTGAAATTCGTTTATATGATCGTTTATTTAATACGCCAAATCCTGGTGCTGCTGAAGACTTTTTAGCAACAATTAACCCAGATTCTTTAATTATAAGACAAGGATTTGTTGAACCAAGTTTACGTAATTGTACTGCGGGCTCTGCTTACCAATTTGAACGAGAAGGCTATTTCTGTTTAGATAGTAAATACGTTACTGACGATAAACTCGTTTTTAACCGTACTGTTGGATTACGCGATAGTTGGAGCGAATAAATTCGTGAATCTTGATGAAAAAGCCGCTATTCAGCGGTTTTTTTACTATAATGACATGTTACAGCAAGATTTTAACGAATAGTCAATAATAAAAGTGAGTTAGTTAATATATTCTGTGATTTTAAGATGGTAAACTAATTCAATAGCGCAGTTTATATTTTATTAAATCTTAAGTATCGAATGAATTTTATGGTCTTTTCTGAATCTTATTATCAGCGTTTTAGTGGTATTGCTCGTCTTTATGGTGAGCAAGCACTAACTCATTTTTCTCAATCTCATGTTTGCGTGATAGGTATTGGTGGTGTTGGCTCTTGGGCTGCTGAGTCTTTAGCTCGTAGTGGTATTGGTCATATTACCTTAATTGATATGGATGATGTCTGTGTTACAAATACCAATCGACAGATCCATGCACTTAAACAAACAATAGGGCAGGCTAAGACAGAAATTATGGCAGAAAGGATCTTACAAATTAATCCTGAATGTAACGTCAATTGTATTGATGATTTTATTAATGCTGAAAATGTCAGTGAGTACTTAGGAACTAAAGAGCAGCCTAAATACCACTTTGTCATAGATGCGATTGATTCTGTTCGTGATAAAGCGGCTGTTTTAGCATATTGTCGGCGTAATAAACTAAAACTCATTACAATTGGTGGTGCGGGTGGTCAAAAAGACCCAACTAAAATTCAGATTACTGATTTAGCCAAGACAGTACAAGATCCATTAGTGGCTAAATTACGAGAAAGATTAAAAAATCAGTATAAATTGACAAAAGATAGTAAAGGTAAATATGGTATTCCTTGTGTATATTCAACAGAACAACTTACATATCCCGCATTAAATGGCGAAGTCTGTTTGAATAAGAATCAAGCTGAAGGACCTAAAAAGATGGACTGCGCATCGGGGTTTGGGGCAATTACAAATGTAACTGCAACATTTGGCTTTATTGCAGTAAGCTATGTATTAGATAAATTATTAAATGTACAAAACTAACTTTACTAGTCATAAATATATCAATTAATCGTACAGTAAATAAGCTATTAATATAGTGGGTGGTTCACCTTGAAATTTAATTATTTGCCTACATAACTTACATAAATATAAATTGTGATAACTTTTACGATTTGTTTATTGAATCAAAATATAAACTGATTTAGGATAGTATCATTCGTCTAATTTTTATCATGTATCAAAATAATAAGAAAAAAATACATAGCAACAAACCAGCAAAGACGACAAGATTTGGACTTAAACTTTAAATTTAAATTTTCAAATTAGGAGATAGTAAATTATGGCAGTAACTAATTTAGCTGAGTTGGATAAGCTACTTGAGCGTGTAAAAAAAGCACAAGAAATCTATGCAACATTCACTCAAGAGCAAGTCGATAAAATTTTTGTTGCAGCAGCAACTGCAGCCGCGGCAGCTCGTATACCTTTAGCGCAACAAGCTGTTGCTGAATCAGGTATGGGGATTGTTGAAGATAAAGTGATTAAAAATTTATTTGCGGCTGAGTATATTCTTAATGCTTATCGTCACGAAAAAACATGTGGTGTGATTGCAGAAAATGAAGCTGGTGGCACAATTACTTTAGCTGAACCTCTTGGCATTATTTGTGGGATCGTACCAACAACCAACCCAACATCTACAGCAATATTTAAATCATTAATTAGCTTAAAAACCCGTAATGCGATTGTCTTTTCTCCGCATCCACGTGCTAAAAAATCAACCATTGAAGCAGCTCGAATTGTGCTTGATGCAGCCGTTAAAGCTGGCGCACCAAAAGATATTATTGGTTGGATCGATGAACCATCAATTGAGCTATCTAATGGCTTAATGCATCACCCCGATGTTGCAGCAATTTTAGCAACGGGTGGACCAGGTATGGTTAAAGCAGCTTATAGTTCTGGTAAACCAGCTTTAGGTGTTGGTGCCGGTAATACGCCTGTAGTTATTGATGAAACGGCAGATCTAAAACGTGCAGTTGCCTCTGTATTAATGTCAAAAACATTTGATAACGGTATGATTTGTGCTTCAGAACAGGCGATTGTTGTTGTTGAATC is drawn from Orbaceae bacterium BiB and contains these coding sequences:
- the glnS gene encoding glutamine--tRNA ligase, which codes for MSEVEARPTNFIRQIIDTDLSEGKYKTIQTRFPPEPNGYLHIGHAKSICLNFGVAQDYRGKCNLRFDDTNPVKEDMEYVESIKQDVEWLGFHWDGDVRYSSDYFDQLFHYAIELIEKGLAYVDELSADEIREYRGTLTQVGKNSPYRDRSVDENLALFNKMKNGEFAEGKACLRAKIDMASPFIVMRDPVLYRIKFASHHQTGDKWCIYPMYDFTHCISDAIENVTHSLCTLEFQDNRRLYDWVLDNITITARPHQYEFSRLNLEYAITSKRKLNLLVSEKIVDGWSDPRMPTISGMRRRGYTAAAIRDFCQRIGITKQENMVEMSTLEFCVREDLNENAPRAMAVLDPVKVVIENFSDSLDEILTMPNHPNRPELGHRQVAFTRELYIDRADFREEANKNYKRLVLGKEVRLRNAYVIRADRVEKDRNDNITTIYCTYDPTTLNKNPEDGRKIKGVIHWVSAKFALPAEIRLYDRLFNTPNPGAAEDFLATINPDSLIIRQGFVEPSLRNCTAGSAYQFEREGYFCLDSKYVTDDKLVFNRTVGLRDSWSE
- the tcdA gene encoding tRNA cyclic N6-threonylcarbamoyladenosine(37) synthase TcdA, which produces MVFSESYYQRFSGIARLYGEQALTHFSQSHVCVIGIGGVGSWAAESLARSGIGHITLIDMDDVCVTNTNRQIHALKQTIGQAKTEIMAERILQINPECNVNCIDDFINAENVSEYLGTKEQPKYHFVIDAIDSVRDKAAVLAYCRRNKLKLITIGGAGGQKDPTKIQITDLAKTVQDPLVAKLRERLKNQYKLTKDSKGKYGIPCVYSTEQLTYPALNGEVCLNKNQAEGPKKMDCASGFGAITNVTATFGFIAVSYVLDKLLNVQN